In a single window of the Bradyrhizobium sp. ORS 285 genome:
- a CDS encoding glutathione S-transferase family protein, with protein sequence MYTLYHHPFCPHSRFVRLVLGEYGLDLRLVEERAWERREAFLVLNPAATTPVLAVEDMPPVPGVGVIAEFLDETCGAEAGDRRLMPATAAERIEVRRLMDWFNTKFFEEASNLLVTERIYKRFMSEEDGGGPPSTDVIRAAKTNVRYHLAYIGWLAQRRNFLAGDRLTYADLAAAAHLSAIDYLGDVPWIEDDAAKAWYARVKSRPSFRPLLSDWLAGVPASRTYVDLDF encoded by the coding sequence ATGTACACGCTCTACCACCATCCCTTCTGCCCGCATTCGCGCTTCGTCCGGCTGGTGCTCGGCGAATACGGGCTCGACCTGCGCCTGGTGGAAGAACGCGCCTGGGAGCGTCGCGAGGCGTTCCTGGTGCTCAATCCGGCGGCCACGACGCCAGTGCTGGCGGTCGAAGACATGCCGCCGGTGCCGGGCGTCGGCGTGATCGCCGAATTCCTCGACGAGACCTGCGGGGCGGAAGCGGGTGACCGCAGGCTGATGCCGGCGACGGCTGCCGAGCGCATCGAGGTGCGCCGTCTGATGGACTGGTTCAACACCAAGTTCTTCGAGGAGGCCTCGAACCTGCTGGTCACCGAGCGCATCTACAAGCGCTTCATGAGCGAGGAGGATGGCGGCGGGCCGCCTTCGACCGACGTGATTCGCGCCGCCAAGACCAATGTGCGCTATCACCTCGCCTATATCGGCTGGCTGGCGCAGCGGCGCAATTTCCTCGCCGGCGACCGCCTGACCTATGCCGACCTCGCCGCAGCGGCGCATCTCTCCGCGATCGACTATCTCGGCGACGTGCCGTGGATCGAGGACGACGCTGCGAAGGCGTGGTACGCGCGGGTGAAGTCGCGGCCGTCGTTCCGGCCACTGCTGTCCGACTGGCTGGCCGGCGTGCCGGCGTCGCGGACCTACGTGGATCTCGACTTCTGA
- the queG gene encoding tRNA epoxyqueuosine(34) reductase QueG → MAGRRAGVADLRGSRLLSGAAPDALKAALAAEALKLGFDCIGITAPVVSPERIAAFERFLAEGQHGDMDWLAREPTRRTDPKTLWRDVRSVIMLGVNYGPDEDPRAILAQRSRAAISVYARGDDYHDVIKKNLKALARWLVANTGGDVKVFVDTAAVMEKPLAEAAGLGWQGKHTNLVSRGFGSWLFLGAIYTTLELPADAPERDHCGSCRACLDSCPTAAFPTPYSLDARRCISYLTIENKGPIPREFRKAMGNRIYGCDDCLAACPWNKFAQEGREAKLAARDALRAPDLGELAHLDDAAFRALFTKSPVKRIGRDRFLRNVLIAIGNSGDAALIPAAERLTADPNPLVRGAAAWALGELLDPQGFTKFAEVALATEADDSVRSEWQARC, encoded by the coding sequence CTGGCTGGCCGGCGTGCCGGCGTCGCGGACCTACGTGGATCTCGACTTCTGAGCGGCGCCGCGCCAGACGCCCTCAAGGCGGCGCTGGCGGCCGAGGCGCTGAAGCTCGGCTTCGACTGCATCGGCATCACCGCGCCGGTGGTGAGCCCCGAGCGCATCGCCGCCTTCGAGCGCTTCCTCGCCGAGGGCCAGCACGGCGACATGGACTGGCTCGCCCGCGAGCCGACGCGGCGCACCGATCCCAAGACGCTGTGGCGCGACGTCCGCAGCGTCATCATGCTCGGCGTCAATTACGGACCGGATGAAGACCCGCGCGCCATCCTCGCCCAGCGCAGCCGCGCCGCGATCTCGGTCTATGCGCGCGGCGACGACTATCACGACGTCATCAAGAAGAACCTCAAGGCGCTGGCGCGCTGGCTGGTCGCCAACACAGGCGGCGATGTGAAGGTGTTCGTCGATACCGCAGCCGTCATGGAGAAGCCGCTGGCGGAAGCGGCCGGTCTCGGCTGGCAAGGCAAGCACACCAACCTCGTCTCGCGCGGCTTCGGCTCCTGGCTATTCCTCGGCGCGATCTACACCACTCTCGAACTGCCGGCGGATGCGCCGGAGCGCGATCATTGCGGCTCGTGCCGGGCCTGCCTCGACAGCTGCCCGACCGCGGCGTTCCCCACGCCCTACAGCCTCGATGCGCGGCGCTGCATCTCGTATCTGACCATCGAGAATAAGGGACCGATTCCGCGCGAGTTCCGCAAAGCCATGGGCAACCGCATCTATGGCTGCGACGATTGCCTGGCCGCCTGCCCCTGGAACAAGTTCGCGCAGGAGGGGCGCGAGGCGAAGCTGGCGGCGCGCGACGCGCTGCGTGCCCCGGACCTCGGCGAGCTGGCCCATCTCGATGACGCCGCATTCCGCGCGCTGTTCACGAAGTCACCGGTCAAACGGATCGGTCGCGACCGCTTTCTGCGCAACGTGCTGATCGCGATCGGCAACTCCGGTGATGCCGCGTTGATCCCGGCGGCAGAGCGGCTCACGGCCGATCCGAACCCGCTGGTGCGCGGCGCCGCCGCCTGGGCGCTCGGAGAGCTCCTCGACCCGCAGGGCTTTACGAAATTCGCCGAGGTCGCGCTCGCCACCGAGGCCGACGACAGCGTCCGCTCGGAATGGCAAGCCCGATGCTGA
- a CDS encoding carboxylesterase: MNQAIESTDLPAFISVGAGEAARQIAVRVRPGTPPGLFWLGGFNSDMKGTKAVALEAWAAERGRACVRFDYSGHGESGGRFVDGTIGRWLEESVAVFRQFCRGPQVVIGSSMGGWMALLLARELLKQPGEASVAGLVLIAPAPDFTEELMWKGFSSDIRREIETNGVWMRPSEYGEPYPITRALIEDGRNHLLLGSAINVGCPVRILQGAQDPDVPWQHAFALAHRLPAEDVVLTMIQDGDHRLSRPQDIARMLAAVGEMG, from the coding sequence ATGAACCAAGCCATCGAATCGACCGATCTCCCCGCCTTCATCTCCGTCGGCGCCGGCGAAGCCGCGCGCCAGATCGCGGTGCGGGTGCGTCCGGGGACGCCGCCCGGGCTGTTCTGGCTCGGCGGCTTCAACTCCGACATGAAGGGCACCAAGGCGGTGGCGCTGGAGGCCTGGGCCGCCGAGCGCGGCCGCGCCTGCGTCCGGTTCGACTATTCCGGCCACGGCGAATCCGGCGGACGTTTCGTCGACGGCACGATCGGCCGCTGGCTGGAGGAGAGCGTCGCGGTGTTCCGGCAGTTCTGCCGCGGGCCGCAGGTGGTGATCGGCTCCTCGATGGGCGGCTGGATGGCGCTGCTGCTGGCGCGTGAGCTGTTGAAGCAGCCCGGCGAGGCTTCGGTGGCGGGTCTGGTCCTGATCGCGCCGGCGCCCGACTTCACCGAGGAGCTGATGTGGAAGGGCTTCTCGTCCGACATCCGCCGGGAGATCGAGACCAATGGCGTCTGGATGCGGCCATCGGAGTACGGCGAGCCCTATCCGATCACGCGGGCGCTGATCGAGGACGGCCGCAACCATCTCCTGCTGGGCTCCGCCATCAATGTCGGCTGCCCCGTCCGCATCCTGCAGGGTGCGCAGGACCCCGACGTGCCCTGGCAGCACGCCTTTGCGCTGGCGCACCGGCTGCCGGCGGAGGACGTGGTGCTGACCATGATCCAGGACGGCGATCACCGGCTGTCGCGGCCGCAGGATATCGCGCGGATGCTGGCCGCCGTCGGCGAGATGGGCTGA
- the infC gene encoding translation initiation factor IF-3, which translates to MRRPNRAPPAAVKDGPRTNDEIRNAQIQLIDAEGTNRGTVETVVAIKMAIEAGMDLVEISPNNSPPVCKIMDYGKYKYSAQKKAAEARKKQKVVEIKEIKLRPMIDDHDYDVKMRAMQRFFEEGDKVKITLRYRGREMAHQEIGTKLLDKVKSDVAAFAKVEQDAKFEGRQVVMVLAPR; encoded by the coding sequence ATTCGCCGCCCTAATCGAGCCCCGCCCGCTGCCGTCAAAGACGGGCCGCGCACCAATGATGAGATTCGCAATGCGCAGATCCAGCTGATCGACGCCGAGGGCACCAATCGCGGCACGGTCGAGACCGTCGTCGCGATCAAGATGGCCATCGAAGCAGGCATGGACCTGGTCGAGATTTCGCCGAACAATTCGCCTCCCGTCTGTAAGATCATGGACTACGGGAAGTACAAATATTCGGCGCAGAAGAAGGCCGCCGAGGCCCGCAAGAAGCAGAAGGTCGTCGAGATCAAGGAGATCAAGCTCCGTCCGATGATCGATGACCACGACTACGACGTGAAGATGCGGGCAATGCAGCGCTTCTTCGAAGAGGGCGACAAGGTCAAGATCACCCTGCGCTATCGCGGCCGCGAAATGGCGCACCAGGAGATCGGCACCAAGCTGCTCGACAAGGTGAAGTCCGACGTGGCGGCGTTCGCCAAGGTCGAACAGGACGCCAAGTTCGAGGGCCGTCAGGTCGTCATGGTTCTGGCCCCGCGCTGA
- the rpmI gene encoding 50S ribosomal protein L35 produces the protein MPKLKTKSGAKKRFKVTGTGKVMHAQRGKRHGMIKRTKKQIRQLRGTRVLFKTDGDNVKKYFLPNA, from the coding sequence ATGCCCAAGCTGAAGACCAAATCCGGCGCCAAAAAGCGCTTCAAGGTGACGGGGACCGGCAAGGTCATGCACGCTCAGCGCGGTAAGCGCCACGGCATGATCAAGCGGACCAAGAAGCAGATCCGGCAGCTGCGCGGCACCCGCGTGCTGTTCAAGACCGACGGCGACAACGTCAAGAAGTACTTCTTGCCGAACGCCTGA
- the rplT gene encoding 50S ribosomal protein L20: MSRVKRGVTAHAKHKKVYKAAKGFYGRRKNTIRAAKAAVEKAGQYAFRDRKRKKRTFRALWIQRLNAAVRPFELTYSRFIDGLSKSGITVDRKVLSDLAINEPAAFEAIVVKAKAALAA, encoded by the coding sequence ATGTCTCGCGTCAAACGCGGTGTGACCGCCCACGCCAAGCACAAGAAGGTCTATAAGGCCGCCAAGGGTTTCTACGGCCGCCGCAAGAACACCATTCGCGCCGCCAAGGCCGCCGTCGAGAAGGCCGGCCAGTATGCGTTCCGCGATCGCAAGCGCAAGAAGCGCACCTTCCGCGCGCTCTGGATCCAGCGCCTGAACGCCGCCGTGCGTCCGTTCGAGCTCACCTACAGCCGATTTATCGACGGCCTGTCCAAGTCCGGCATCACCGTCGACCGCAAGGTGCTGTCGGATCTCGCGATCAACGAGCCCGCCGCGTTCGAGGCGATCGTTGTGAAGGCCAAGGCAGCGCTCGCCGCCTGA
- the pheS gene encoding phenylalanine--tRNA ligase subunit alpha: MSDLASLETSILDQIAAAGDEAALEAVRVAALGKKGSISALLATLGKMSPDERKTQGAAINLAKDKVTQALSARREVLKAAALDARLAAETIDVTLPLQDTPADTGRIHPLSQVMDELTTIFADMGFSIAEGPDVETDDYNFTKLNFPEGHPAREMHDTFFFNPKEDGSRMLLRTHTSPVQVRTMLTQKPPIRVICPGRTYRIDSDATHTPQFHQVEGLVIDKGSHLGHLKWILHEFCKAFFEVDHINMKFRPSFFPFTEPSLEVDIQCRRDKGEIRFGEGEDWLEILGCGMVHPNVLRACGIDPDEYQGFAWGMGIDRIAMLKYGMSDLRQLFEGDVRWLSHYGFKPLEVPTLAGGLST, from the coding sequence GTGTCCGACCTCGCCTCGCTCGAAACCTCGATCCTCGACCAGATCGCCGCCGCCGGCGACGAAGCCGCGCTGGAAGCGGTGCGCGTCGCCGCCCTCGGCAAGAAGGGCTCGATCTCGGCGCTGCTCGCCACGCTCGGCAAGATGTCGCCGGACGAGCGCAAGACGCAAGGCGCCGCGATCAACCTCGCCAAGGACAAGGTCACGCAGGCGCTCTCCGCGCGCCGCGAGGTGCTGAAGGCCGCCGCGCTCGACGCGCGCCTCGCCGCCGAGACCATCGACGTCACCCTGCCCTTGCAGGATACGCCGGCCGACACCGGCCGCATCCATCCGCTCAGCCAGGTGATGGACGAACTGACCACGATCTTCGCCGACATGGGCTTCTCGATCGCCGAAGGCCCCGATGTCGAAACCGACGACTACAACTTCACCAAGCTGAATTTCCCGGAAGGCCACCCCGCACGCGAGATGCACGACACCTTCTTCTTCAATCCGAAGGAGGACGGCTCGCGCATGCTGCTGCGGACCCACACCTCGCCGGTGCAGGTGCGCACGATGTTGACCCAGAAGCCGCCGATCCGCGTGATCTGCCCGGGCCGCACCTACCGCATCGATTCGGACGCGACCCACACGCCGCAATTCCACCAGGTCGAGGGCCTCGTCATCGACAAGGGCTCGCATCTCGGCCACCTCAAATGGATCCTGCACGAGTTCTGCAAGGCGTTCTTCGAGGTCGACCACATCAACATGAAATTCCGGCCGTCGTTCTTCCCGTTCACCGAGCCGTCGCTGGAAGTCGACATCCAGTGCCGCCGCGACAAGGGCGAGATCCGCTTCGGCGAGGGCGAGGACTGGCTGGAGATTCTCGGCTGCGGCATGGTGCATCCGAACGTCCTGCGCGCCTGCGGCATCGATCCCGACGAATATCAAGGCTTCGCCTGGGGCATGGGCATCGACCGCATCGCGATGCTGAAATACGGCATGAGCGATCTGCGCCAGCTGTTCGAAGGCGACGTCCGCTGGCTGTCGCATTACGGCTTCAAGCCGCTGGAGGTGCCGACCCTGGCGGGAGGATTGAGCACGTGA
- the pheT gene encoding phenylalanine--tRNA ligase subunit beta, with protein MKFTLSWLKDHLDTDEPVEKLADKLTMIGLEVEHLEDKAKLLAPYKIARVVSAEQHPNADRLRVCMVDTGDGGAPVQVVCGAPNARAGLVSVFSPPGTYIPGKNITLSVGTIRGVESRGMLCSAAELQISDDHDGIMELPADAPIGNPYAEWAGLGDPQFEINLTPNRQDCTGVHGIARDLAAADMGKLKDPGVKPIKGEFPCPVKVAVEDDKLCPGFALRLVRGVKNGPSPKWLQQRLTSIGLRPINALVDITNYMTFDRARPLHVFDAKKVKGNLVVRRARDGETLLALDGRTYTLDPSMCIIADDAGVESLAGIMGGEASGCDADTTDVLIESALWNEINIAQTGRKLGINSDARYRFERGVDPAFMVPGLEMATKLVLELCGGTPSENVIVGNAYGDDRIIDFPISEVKRLAGIEVPFPEMRRILTHLGFTLAGTGSVMKVAVPSWRSDVHGKADIVEEIVRIVGVDKVPMTPFERGDAPRKPVLTPLQLRTRRAKRALAARGMVEAVTWSFISKPAAELFGGGKTELALANPIASDLSDMRPSLLPGLIATVQANADRGFGDAAIFEVGQIFKGDRPEDQFVAASGIRRGIASSKGLGRHWTGSQPANAYDAKADALAVLAAAGAPMASLQIVSGGPAWMHPGRSGTIQMGPQNVLGHFGELHPRTLEALKADGPLVAFEVILDRIPAAKAKPTRAKPVLELSAFQPVSRDFAFIVDRKVKAGDIVKAAQGVDKKLISDVTVFDIYEGKGIEDGKKSVAIAVTLQPRDKTMTDEEIDAVAAKITAEVAKKTGGTLRG; from the coding sequence ATGAAATTCACGCTGTCCTGGCTGAAGGACCATCTCGACACCGATGAGCCGGTGGAGAAGCTCGCCGACAAGCTCACCATGATCGGCCTCGAGGTCGAGCATCTCGAGGACAAGGCGAAGCTGCTCGCGCCGTATAAAATCGCGCGCGTCGTCTCCGCCGAGCAGCATCCCAACGCGGACCGGCTGCGCGTCTGCATGGTCGACACCGGCGACGGTGGCGCACCGGTGCAGGTCGTGTGCGGGGCGCCGAATGCGCGCGCGGGGCTGGTGTCGGTGTTCTCGCCGCCGGGCACCTACATTCCCGGCAAGAACATTACGCTGTCGGTCGGCACGATCAGAGGCGTCGAGAGTCGCGGCATGCTGTGCTCGGCGGCCGAGCTGCAGATCTCGGACGATCACGACGGCATCATGGAGCTGCCGGCGGATGCGCCGATCGGCAACCCCTATGCGGAATGGGCCGGGCTCGGCGATCCCCAGTTCGAGATCAATCTGACGCCGAACCGTCAGGACTGCACCGGCGTGCACGGCATCGCGCGCGACCTCGCCGCCGCCGACATGGGCAAGCTCAAGGACCCCGGCGTCAAGCCGATCAAGGGCGAATTCCCCTGCCCCGTAAAGGTCGCGGTGGAAGATGACAAGCTGTGTCCGGGCTTCGCGCTGCGGCTGGTGCGCGGCGTCAAGAACGGCCCGTCGCCGAAATGGCTGCAGCAGCGCCTGACCTCGATCGGACTGCGTCCGATCAATGCGCTGGTCGACATCACCAACTACATGACCTTCGACCGCGCGCGTCCGCTGCACGTGTTCGACGCCAAGAAGGTCAAGGGCAATCTGGTCGTCCGCCGCGCGCGCGATGGCGAGACCCTGCTCGCGCTCGACGGCCGCACCTACACGCTCGACCCGTCGATGTGCATCATCGCCGACGATGCCGGCGTCGAATCGCTCGCCGGCATCATGGGCGGCGAGGCTTCGGGCTGCGACGCTGATACCACCGACGTGCTGATCGAATCGGCGCTGTGGAACGAGATCAACATCGCCCAGACCGGCCGCAAGCTCGGCATCAATTCCGACGCGCGCTATCGGTTCGAGCGTGGCGTCGATCCGGCGTTCATGGTGCCGGGCCTGGAGATGGCGACCAAGCTGGTGCTCGAGCTCTGCGGCGGCACGCCGTCGGAGAACGTCATCGTCGGCAACGCCTATGGCGACGACCGCATCATCGACTTTCCGATCTCCGAGGTGAAGCGCCTCGCCGGCATCGAGGTGCCCTTCCCGGAGATGCGGCGGATCCTGACCCATCTCGGCTTCACGCTGGCCGGCACCGGCTCGGTCATGAAGGTCGCGGTGCCCTCATGGCGCAGCGACGTCCATGGCAAGGCCGACATCGTCGAGGAAATCGTTCGCATCGTCGGCGTCGACAAGGTGCCGATGACGCCGTTCGAGCGTGGCGATGCGCCGCGCAAGCCGGTGCTGACGCCGCTGCAGCTGCGGACCCGCCGCGCCAAGCGTGCGCTGGCGGCGCGCGGCATGGTCGAGGCCGTCACCTGGTCGTTCATCTCCAAGCCGGCGGCGGAATTGTTCGGTGGCGGCAAGACGGAGCTCGCGCTCGCCAACCCGATTGCATCGGATCTCTCCGACATGCGTCCCAGCCTGCTGCCGGGCCTGATCGCGACCGTGCAGGCCAACGCAGATCGCGGCTTCGGCGACGCCGCGATCTTCGAGGTCGGCCAGATCTTCAAGGGCGACCGCCCGGAGGATCAGTTCGTCGCTGCGAGCGGCATCCGCCGCGGCATCGCGTCGTCGAAGGGTCTCGGCCGGCATTGGACCGGCTCGCAACCGGCGAACGCGTATGACGCCAAGGCCGATGCGCTCGCGGTGCTCGCGGCCGCCGGCGCGCCGATGGCATCGCTGCAGATCGTCAGCGGCGGTCCGGCCTGGATGCATCCGGGTCGCTCCGGCACGATCCAGATGGGACCGCAGAACGTGCTCGGACATTTCGGCGAGTTGCATCCGCGCACGCTGGAGGCGCTGAAGGCTGACGGTCCGCTGGTCGCGTTCGAGGTCATCCTCGACCGTATTCCCGCCGCGAAGGCCAAGCCGACCCGCGCCAAGCCGGTGCTGGAGCTCTCGGCGTTCCAGCCGGTGTCGCGCGACTTCGCCTTCATCGTCGATCGCAAGGTCAAGGCCGGCGATATCGTGAAGGCGGCGCAGGGCGTCGACAAGAAGCTGATCAGCGACGTCACTGTGTTCGACATCTATGAGGGCAAGGGCATCGAGGACGGCAAGAAGTCGGTCGCGATCGCCGTCACCCTCCAGCCGCGCGACAAGACCATGACGGACGAGGAAATCGACGCCGTCGCGGCGAAGATCACCGCGGAGGTGGCTAAGAAGACCGGCGGCACGCTGCGCGGATGA
- a CDS encoding sulfite exporter TauE/SafE family protein, with the protein MSLSGLIPADLTLFATMALAIVAFIAATARGFSGFGAALIFMPLASSFAAPRLVAPLLLVIDFVAMAPTVPNAWRNADRKATAVIVAGALVGVPLGTYFLTRLDPVTVRWIITGFVIALLALLISGWRYRGREYTALSVAVGAVSGFCSGVAQTGGPPIVGYWLGRPVPSKMARANIVLFFGASDCFAMVSYAASSLITWDSLKLSLLIGPVYAVGVACGASLFGRASERVFRIICYALIAIAVIFGLPALDGVLGRG; encoded by the coding sequence ATGAGCCTCTCCGGGCTCATCCCTGCTGATCTCACCTTGTTCGCAACGATGGCGCTGGCCATCGTCGCCTTCATCGCCGCGACCGCGCGCGGCTTCTCCGGCTTCGGCGCGGCGCTGATCTTCATGCCGCTGGCGAGCAGCTTCGCGGCACCGCGCCTCGTCGCGCCGCTGCTGCTGGTGATCGACTTCGTGGCGATGGCGCCGACGGTGCCCAACGCTTGGCGCAACGCCGACCGCAAGGCGACGGCCGTGATCGTCGCCGGCGCACTGGTCGGCGTGCCGCTCGGCACCTATTTTCTCACCCGGCTCGATCCGGTGACGGTGCGCTGGATCATCACGGGCTTCGTCATCGCACTGCTGGCGCTGCTGATCTCGGGCTGGCGCTATCGCGGCAGGGAGTACACGGCTTTGTCGGTCGCCGTCGGCGCGGTCTCGGGCTTCTGCAGCGGCGTGGCGCAGACCGGCGGGCCGCCCATCGTCGGCTATTGGCTGGGACGGCCGGTTCCGTCGAAGATGGCGCGCGCGAACATCGTGCTGTTCTTCGGGGCGTCGGACTGCTTCGCGATGGTCAGCTACGCCGCCAGCAGCCTGATCACCTGGGACTCGCTCAAGCTCTCCTTGCTCATTGGCCCGGTGTATGCGGTCGGCGTCGCTTGCGGCGCCTCACTATTCGGCCGCGCCAGCGAGCGCGTGTTCCGCATCATCTGCTACGCGCTGATTGCCATCGCTGTCATCTTCGGACTCCCGGCTCTCGACGGCGTGCTCGGCCGGGGCTAG
- a CDS encoding MBL fold metallo-hydrolase: MINRRTMLSLALGTAGAVAAPSVFAQGAKTGTRIVFLGTKGGPRVGVGASNPANLVVVNGTPFVIDCGMGVSRQLVNAGVPIPSVKYILISHHHSDHNLEYGNLFYNAWAAGLSTPIQSFGPKGLEAMTRSFWETNKFDVDTRIDDEGRPDPRPLLVAKDIDSDGIVVKTADATVTAFRTPHPPITDNFAYKFETPDGTIVFSSDTAYNPKLAEFAKGADVLVHECLYVPAVDRLVLKTKNGSTLKKHLLESHTTTEDVGRIAAAAGVKVLVLSHFVPGDDPEVTDEDWTRDVKKNYTGRIVVAKDLMELKLPV, translated from the coding sequence ATGATCAACCGCCGCACGATGCTGTCGCTTGCGCTGGGCACGGCTGGAGCCGTAGCAGCACCGTCAGTTTTCGCACAAGGCGCCAAGACCGGCACGCGCATCGTCTTCCTCGGCACCAAGGGCGGCCCGCGGGTCGGCGTCGGCGCGTCGAATCCGGCCAATCTCGTCGTCGTCAACGGCACGCCGTTCGTGATCGATTGCGGCATGGGCGTCAGCCGCCAGCTCGTCAATGCCGGCGTGCCGATCCCGTCGGTGAAGTACATCCTGATCAGCCACCATCACTCCGATCACAATCTCGAATACGGCAATCTGTTCTACAATGCCTGGGCCGCGGGACTGTCGACACCGATCCAGTCTTTCGGACCGAAGGGGCTGGAGGCGATGACACGGAGCTTCTGGGAAACCAACAAGTTCGACGTCGACACCCGCATCGATGATGAGGGCCGCCCCGACCCACGGCCGCTGCTGGTCGCGAAGGACATCGATTCCGACGGCATCGTCGTGAAGACGGCGGACGCAACGGTGACCGCCTTCCGCACGCCGCATCCGCCGATCACCGACAATTTTGCCTACAAGTTCGAGACGCCGGACGGCACGATCGTGTTCTCCAGCGACACCGCCTACAACCCGAAGCTCGCGGAGTTTGCGAAGGGCGCTGACGTGCTGGTGCACGAATGCCTCTACGTGCCGGCGGTCGATCGTCTCGTCCTCAAGACGAAGAACGGCTCGACGTTGAAGAAGCATCTGCTGGAGAGCCACACCACCACGGAAGACGTCGGACGCATCGCTGCCGCAGCGGGCGTGAAAGTGCTGGTGCTCAGCCACTTCGTGCCCGGCGATGATCCCGAGGTGACCGACGAGGACTGGACCCGCGACGTGAAGAAGAACTACACGGGCCGCATCGTCGTCGCGAAGGACCTGATGGAGCTGAAGCTGCCGGTTTGA
- a CDS encoding FAD-dependent oxidoreductase, whose amino-acid sequence MSFTRRGFLSASAALAATPLLSRAAQAAVPREADIVVIGAGAAGIAAARRIMAANRKVLLLEASAQIGGRCSTDLTTFGVPFDRGARWLFSADSNPIGKLARGVGLDVAAAPVGQKIRVGRRNARPGETEQFLAGLVRANRALDEAARGKLDTSCAAALPKDLGDWTNTTAFVLGPSATGKDLADLSVMDKARAQDRNAPLACRQGLGTLLGKLGEGLPVSLSTPASRIVWSNREVAVETPAGRIATRAVILTVSTNVLTSGAIKFAPELPKRQLDAAAKLGLGSTDHIALMLSGNPLGLSRDEVIVEQSNSNRTGLLLANIGGSSLCTIDVAGSFGRGLSAQGEAAMTAFGKEWIGKLFGSEAAAAVKSAAATRWNQVPGVLGAMSAAAPGNQGARKILGEPLGPLYLAGEATHETLWGTVDGAWESGERAAEAALRRIGALKDPEPEQANERQRGRRRKVRSASPED is encoded by the coding sequence ATGAGCTTCACGCGCCGCGGCTTCCTCTCCGCTTCCGCGGCGCTGGCCGCTACGCCCCTTCTCAGCCGCGCGGCGCAGGCGGCAGTTCCGCGCGAGGCTGACATTGTCGTGATCGGAGCAGGCGCCGCGGGCATCGCCGCCGCGCGCCGGATCATGGCGGCGAACCGCAAGGTCTTGCTCCTCGAAGCCTCGGCGCAGATCGGCGGCCGCTGCAGCACCGATCTGACGACGTTCGGTGTGCCGTTCGATCGCGGTGCGCGCTGGCTGTTCAGTGCCGATAGCAATCCGATCGGCAAGCTCGCTCGCGGTGTCGGTCTCGACGTCGCTGCCGCACCCGTCGGCCAGAAGATCCGCGTCGGTCGGCGCAATGCGCGGCCCGGCGAGACCGAGCAGTTCCTGGCCGGCCTCGTGCGCGCGAATCGCGCTCTCGACGAGGCCGCACGCGGCAAGCTCGACACGTCCTGCGCGGCAGCCCTGCCGAAGGATCTCGGCGACTGGACCAACACCACGGCCTTCGTGCTCGGCCCCAGTGCGACCGGCAAGGATCTCGCCGATCTCTCGGTGATGGACAAGGCGCGCGCCCAGGATCGCAACGCGCCGCTCGCCTGCCGCCAGGGCCTGGGTACGCTGCTCGGCAAGCTCGGCGAGGGGCTTCCTGTGTCGCTGTCGACGCCGGCAAGCCGCATCGTGTGGAGCAACCGCGAGGTCGCGGTGGAGACGCCTGCGGGGCGCATCGCGACACGCGCCGTCATTCTCACCGTCTCGACCAACGTCCTCACCTCGGGCGCGATCAAGTTCGCACCGGAGTTGCCGAAACGGCAACTCGACGCGGCGGCCAAGCTCGGCCTCGGCAGCACCGATCACATCGCGCTGATGCTTTCGGGCAATCCGCTCGGCCTGTCGCGGGACGAGGTCATCGTCGAGCAAAGCAACTCCAATCGCACGGGCCTGCTGCTGGCCAATATCGGCGGCTCGTCGTTGTGCACGATCGACGTCGCCGGCAGTTTTGGTCGCGGGCTGTCGGCGCAGGGCGAGGCCGCGATGACCGCGTTCGGCAAGGAGTGGATCGGCAAGTTGTTCGGCAGCGAAGCCGCCGCGGCGGTGAAGTCGGCCGCGGCGACGCGCTGGAATCAGGTGCCCGGCGTGCTCGGCGCAATGTCGGCCGCCGCGCCTGGAAACCAGGGCGCGCGCAAGATCCTTGGCGAGCCCTTAGGGCCGTTGTATCTCGCCGGTGAAGCGACGCACGAGACGCTGTGGGGCACCGTCGACGGTGCCTGGGAGTCCGGCGAGCGTGCTGCCGAAGCCGCCCTGCGCCGCATCGGCGCGCTGAAGGATCCGGAGCCGGAGCAGGCGAACGAGCGCCAGCGTGGTCGTCGTCGCAAGGTGAGGTCAGCCTCGCCGGAGGATTGA